In Peromyscus leucopus breed LL Stock chromosome 16_21, UCI_PerLeu_2.1, whole genome shotgun sequence, a single genomic region encodes these proteins:
- the Ddit4 gene encoding DNA damage-inducible transcript 4 protein → MPSLWDRFSSSSSSSSSSSSSGTPATDRPPRSAWGSAAREEGLDRCASLESSDCESLDSSNSGFGPEEDSSYLDGVSLPDFELLSDPEDEHLCANLMQLLQESLSQARLGSRRPARLLMPGQLVSQVGKELLRLAYSEPCGLRGALLDVCVEQGKSCHSVAQLALDPSLVPTFQLTLVLRLDSRLWPKIQGLLSSANSSLVPGYSQSLTLSTGFRVIKKKLYSSEQLLIEEC, encoded by the exons ATGCCTAGCCTTTGGGATCGTTTCtcgtcgtcctcctcctcctcttcctcttcgtCCTCGTCCGGAACTCCAGCCACCGATCGGCCGCCGCGCTCCGCCTGGGGGTCTGCGGCCCGAGAAGAGGGCCTTGACCGCTGCGCGAGCCTGGAGAGCTCGGACTGTGAGTCCCTGGACAGCAGCAACAGTGGCTTCGGGCCGGAGGAAG ACTCCTCATACCTGGATGGGGTATCTCTGCCCGACTTTGAGCTCCTCAGCGACCCCGAGGATGAGCATCTGTGTGCCAACCTGATGCAGCTGCTGCAGGAGAGCCTGTCCCAGGCGCGACTGGGCTCGCGGCGCCCTGCACGCCTGCTGATGCCAGGCCAGCTGGTGAGCCAGGTGGGCAAGGAGCTCCTGCGCCTGGCGTACAGCGAGCCGTGCGGCCTGCGGGGGGCACTGCTGGACGTCTGTGTGGAGCAAGGCAAGAGCTGCCACAGCGTGGCCCAGCTGGCCCTCGACCCCAGCCTAGTGCCCACCTTCCAGCTGACCCTGGTGCTGCGCCTGGACTCTCGCCTCTGGCCCAAGATTCAGGGGCTGCTGAGCTCTGCCAACTCTTCCTTGGTCCCCGGCTACAGCCAGTCGCTGACGCTGAGCACCGGCTTCAGAGTCATCAAGAAGAAGCTTTACAGCTCCGAACAGCTGCTCATTGAAGAGTGTTGA